The Bradyrhizobium barranii subsp. barranii genome segment GATCGTCCTGGTCAAGGGCACAGTTCTGGAAATCGAGCGCATCGGCCGCGATCTGCGCGAGAAGCGATATCCGCTCGGCCGGTTTCATGGCCATCGCGAGCGGCAGCGCCTTCTTCATCTCCTCGGCGCCCAGAATGCTGCGATCATTGCCACGTCGGCCGAGCCCGTTGGCGCTGACCTTGATGCCGTCGCCCTCATAGCAACCAAAACCGGCGAGCAGCACCGACAACGCCAGATGCTCGTCCTGAATCAGAGCGGTCGCGGCTGCCTTGGTCAGTTGCACCGACAGCCGATGAAGCAGCGCGTTGGAAATCTCCGGCTCGTCCGCTGCGTTGCCCTTTGCCGCCGGCGCGGCCGCCTGGACACGCTTCGCCGCCTCCGGATCGCCTTTCGACAGTTTCGCATTCTCCGGCTTCTTGATGCCGTAGAGCACGGTCAGCTTTCCCTCCTCGACGTCGACGATGCAGCCCAGCGTCTTGCGCTTCTTGGCATCGAACGCGCGCATCCGGACCGCGGAGTCTATCGTCTCAACCTCGATCCGCAGCCGGTCAAGCTCGTCATGCATCGAGTCATTCCACTCGTCGCTCTCTTCGAGCTCGGTGGCCGTTGCCTCCGCCCTTGTGCGCCGCTCCAGCTCGTCACCCTCATAGGGCAGCTTGCGTATCTCGGGTTTCGGCCACCATCGCGCGCCCTGCGGCAGGTCGGTGACGATCTCGGCCCATGCCCAGCCGTCGGCGCGCAGTTCCTCGCATTTCGCGGTGAGCACGTCGCGCGCCATCTGCTTCAGCAATGCCTCGTCGCTGACGATATGCGAGCTGCCGAACAGATCTTCGGTCAACACGCCGCCACGGGCCCGGTAGGCGTCGGCACCGATGAACTCGACCAGCTGCGCGACGTCGCGATCGAGCGCATCGGCGCCGAGCTCGCGCTTGACGCTCCAGTGCTGCACGCGGCCGCCACCCTTCGACAGCTTCTCGAACACCTTGTCCTGCGTCTTGTGGTCCAGCGCCAGCGTAAAGGCTTGTGCCGCTTCGGCAACAAGATCGCCGGCGCGCCAGGCCTGACGAATTTTCGGACTGAGCCGGCCGAGCGCGAGCGCCTGGAGGACCTGCTTCGCGCTCAACCCGTACTGCTGCGCAATCTCCTCCTCGCTCTTGCCCCTCTCCTCGAGCAGGGCAAAGGCCTCATACTGGTCGACCGGATGCAGCTGCTCAGCGGTGATCGCCGTCGTCAGCGAGTATTCGAAGGCCTTGGTCTCGTCGACCTGGTGCAGCGTACAGCCGATCGGCAGCTCCGCACCTTCGCCGTCGATCATGTGCAGCGCCTTCAGGCGCCGGTTTCCGTTCGCGATCGCATAGAAGCCGCCGCCGGCCTCCTTCACGATCAGGTTCTCGATCAGCCCTGTTGGATTGTCTTCGGTGCGATTGGCGAAGATGTTGGCGGCCAAGGCGGCGATGCCATCCTCACGCCCTACCACGCGGGCGTTGATGCCGGCGCCATCCTCGTGGCCGAACTTCAGGCGGTTGAGCGGAATCTGCAGGTCAGACATCAGGGCCTCCTGTCACCATTTG includes the following:
- a CDS encoding ParB/RepB/Spo0J family partition protein, whose product is MSDLQIPLNRLKFGHEDGAGINARVVGREDGIAALAANIFANRTEDNPTGLIENLIVKEAGGGFYAIANGNRRLKALHMIDGEGAELPIGCTLHQVDETKAFEYSLTTAITAEQLHPVDQYEAFALLEERGKSEEEIAQQYGLSAKQVLQALALGRLSPKIRQAWRAGDLVAEAAQAFTLALDHKTQDKVFEKLSKGGGRVQHWSVKRELGADALDRDVAQLVEFIGADAYRARGGVLTEDLFGSSHIVSDEALLKQMARDVLTAKCEELRADGWAWAEIVTDLPQGARWWPKPEIRKLPYEGDELERRTRAEATATELEESDEWNDSMHDELDRLRIEVETIDSAVRMRAFDAKKRKTLGCIVDVEEGKLTVLYGIKKPENAKLSKGDPEAAKRVQAAAPAAKGNAADEPEISNALLHRLSVQLTKAAATALIQDEHLALSVLLAGFGCYEGDGIKVSANGLGRRGNDRSILGAEEMKKALPLAMAMKPAERISLLAQIAADALDFQNCALDQDDRHDGALAICGAIDAKLFNPAMRGAFDAKDYFGGVSKALCLKAIEEAMGADMSRQQGKKQKTDIVAFAIENVPTTGWLPPQLRHKGYDGPPVKAKGKATPPAPAKKPVKSAVKKTAKKSAKKTAKKKK